From the Rhizobium sp. ARZ01 genome, the window CGCGCGCGAACTAGGCACAGCGCGTTGCCATTCCAGTCTTCCGCATTGAATTTGCGGAAGCTCACCTGGGCCCAAATCGATGCCGTCCATAGATTTCCTCAACGCCTTCGCGCGTCAGGCAGAACACCTCCAGCAGCCTATCGGCCAACTCCTCGACTGCCGGCCGCTGGTGCTGAACGATTGCCTTCGCGCGTTCGAGTGCCTCATTGAGCAGGCTGTCAATCCAACGTCGCAGTTCCGGGTTGTTGAGGCGGAGGCGGGCCAATGTGGCATCATCATTTGCTTCGGTCCGCAATGTGCCTCCCATTCCGAAGCATCCCTCCACCAGCGTTGCAAACCTAGTCGCGCTTGCCAGATCGGATAAGTCCCCGCCGGTTGCACCGTCCGAGAACTCGCCGAAGACCATCAGCTCGGCCGCCATACCGCCGAGTGCCAGTGCCGTCCGCTCCAGATAATGCTGTCGCGTGTGCAACATGAACGGAGTTGTCTCGAACACCGTTCGGCCAAACCCATTGCTGGCGCAAGGACCAACTTCCTGCAAGATTTGTACTACTTCAACTCCGCACAACCAAGTTCCAGCCCGACAATCGCGTGCCCAGCCTCGTGGATTGCTGCTCTTCGCATCGTCTCGGGCGGAATGCATATTAGCTGAGGCAGGCTCGCCAACATGTGCGGAGCCGCAAGCACCTCCGCACTGCGTCTTGACAACCGCTTCGCTTCCTTGACCAGTTGCCGGATGTCTGCCCCAGTGAACCCCTCTGTCGCGCGCAAAAATCGCGCGGCATCAGTGTCCGAGAGTTTCAAATCCGCGTAGTAGGCGAGTATGCCGAGGCGTGCCTTTTCGTCGGGAGGACTAATCGCAAAATGGCGGTCCAATCTTCCCGCTCTTCGGATAGCGGGGTCGAGCTTTTCAGGATCGTTACATGCCGCGACGACAATAATGCCGATGCGCCTTTCGAAGCCGTCCAGCCGTTCCAGCAGCCCGTTTATCGCCTGCCGCTTGTAGTCCGAGTTATGGTCCGGGATCGACCGGTCTCCGAACGCATCGATTTCGTCGATGAACAGGATACATGGCGCTTCCGATTCGGCGTCTGCGAATGTCCTGTTCATCGCCTTCAGGAAGTCATTGAGATAGCCTTTTGCCTGCCACTGGGCCGCGGTTCCATAAACGACGGGAACATCGCAGGTTTTCGCCAAAGCCCCGGCAAATAGCGTCTTACCCGTGCCCGGCGGCCCGGAAATCAAGACTCCCGCGTCGACGTCGTCCCACTCAATCTGGCCCTCTTTATACAGCCGAAGGTCGAGGGCGAGTTCGCGGCCCCAGTCGCACAAGGCACCATATCCCGACAGATCATCGAGGCTGGGGCCGTTGGCCGTCGCAGGTGATTTTTCGGGCTTTTTTGCCGGCGGCGGCCGTTGGCGTAGGAGGCGTTGAAGCGCCTTCGTCGCCGACCGTCCAGGTAGAAAAGCCAGACTCAGCCGTTGCCAGGACTCCAAAAGCATATGCGCCCGCTCTTCCGCGGTAGCCCGGATGCCGCTCCGCTTGAGGGCTGCCTGCAGGCGTCGCTCGGTCACAGCAGGAATGATCGCCACCACGTCCGCACCTAACGCGATCTCGTCGTCGATCTGCTCGAGGGCAGTGGCGACAAAGATCGCCCGCCTTCTTGCATTTCCTGACCGAGCATTGTCGTCCCAGAACAGACCTTTCTTGCCGTGCGTCGCCAGCTCTCGCGCAACCGGCTGGTCATAGGGATCGTCGCACAGCCTGCCCAGGAACACCCGCGCAGCGCGGAGGTAACAATCCATCGCCTCCTCGCTCTCCACGACGAGGATGGCCCGAAACGATGCGTCCGGCCGGTTGTAGGCCCTCAGCGCGGCCGCCACGCCGCAATACGCCAGGTAGACAGGCAAGGTGACAAATACCTCGCCGGCAATGTGATGCGATCGCCAGGGCACCCGCTTCCTCTTCATCGACATCCTAACCACCCTGGTATTCATTCAGATCGATGACGAGCAGCGGATCGAATCCGGAACTTGCCACCTCGTCGGGATAGCCGCGCGGGTTGCAAATGACTCGAGTGTTCTGGATGTAGTAGTCGCTTCGATTGTGCAGATGGCCGTGAACCCATAGTCGCGGCTGGTTTCTGATGATCTCGCGTTCCAAGTTCGACACGAAACTCGGTGTCAGGGGATCGTCCATATACTCGGGTAACACCGACAGGATGCTTGGAGCATGGTGGGTGACGACAATCGTTGGCTGGTCGCAAGGCGTATCGAGCGTGCCCTTGAGAAAAAGCCTGTCCTCGATATGCAGCCCCAAAGCATGCCGAGCGGAGAACCGCTTGAACGGCTTTTTCGACATCTTGATTTTGCGATAATCGTTCAACCCGTTCTCCGCTTCGAGCATTGCCATACGCCGATCTTCAAAAAGGCCGAAATCGCTCCAGAGCATCGCTCCAATAAACCGGTATCCGCCCAGAGAGACGAAATCGCGGTCGAGAACATGAAGGTCGGGATAAGCGCTGGCGAACTCAAGACCGCGCTTCTTGCCCTCGATGATCGACGAACCATAGAACTCGAAATGAAATTGTTCAACTCAAGGGGATCGCAATGATGGGCAGATTGATTGGAGGCAGCATTCTGGCTGCTGCGGTGCTCGTTGGGGGAAGCGCACATGCCGCGTGCGACCGCTTCGCGGGCAGCACCATGCAGTACGGGTCAGGTCCGGTTGCGAACTGGCGCACGGACTATCCCGAGGCTGTCGACGCGATAGACCGTCCGTGGACACGGATTGATTTCATTAGCAACCCAGCAGACTACATGCGCGCCGTTCTTAGGGCCGCACAAACTGACTTCGTCCGAAAGGACAAACGACTGGTTCGGAACGACGTCCATCATGAGTGGTGGATCTCGCCTTGGATGGACTACACTTCAAACGGTCGCGAACGAAGCATGGGCCTAACGAAAGAGCGGGGTCCCGATGCAAAAGACCTTTCACCAACGAGCCAAGATAGCTACCAAGTCTGGGCCGTGGGATTTTATAATCGGCCCGGCGCGCTGGTTTTCGGAAGCATCTTCGAAGATGAGTGCGATCCCCAGTTTCCGAAGGTGGTCCAGTTTCCGGAAAACACTGTTTCGGTAAAATTCCTCTTTACCGATGCCTCCCCGGAGGAAGTGACCTATCTGAAAGACGCTCCCGAATACGAGGCGTTCATCGATGTCGGAGAAGAGCGCAGTCCGAAGAAACGGCAGTTGAAGTCACTGCGTCTGCTTCAGGTCGACATATCAGTAAAAGACTCGAGAGCTCGGGACACCGACTGGGTCTTCGGAACCTTTGTTTGGCGGGGACCACCCAAGGGGGACGAGCTATTTGACAATCTCGAACCGGCTTCCTTGCAATGGGGTAACGACCCAGGTGTGTACGACCAGACCCTTCGACAAAGTTGGATCAACGGCGATTTGCGCGGGATCCTCTATGGTTGGGCAGAGAGACCGTTTCTCGGTTTTAACGGTCGAGCGAATGGTCCGGCCGACAATCTCAGGTCCTCTTGTCTCTCGTGTCATTCCACGTCCCGTGCCCCGGCTGGAACTTTGCGGCAAGTGGGAAGGTTCGACATGGTCAGGGACTACGGCTCGCCAGACAAAGTAAAGCAGCATGTGGACGCATGGTTCAAAAACTATCGAAGCAAGGACCTTTTCCTTTCCGACCAGCCGGCGGCCGTCAGTCTCGACTATTCACTACAGCTGGAATCGGCGATATTTAGGATATGCAACGCCTGTCTGACTGGCGGGCTAACGGGCCCGACACCAAAAATCTGTAGGGATATTGGCTACGCTTTCCTCGATATTCGAAACCCGCCGTTGCGGATGTTGAAGGCGACGTGCGAGGGTACGTCGAACACTAGCAGTGTCGACGCAGTGATTTCTTCTGAAGCCGCTCCTAGCTTGGAAAGGCAGACGATAATGGAACCGCCAAGGCAGTAGTTGGCGTCTGAGCTTGCCGAGTTGCATTGGTCTACAACTTGAAATAATTACCGCCACTAAAGATTGAGTGATCCGTGAGGGGAGGGGCGGCGATGGAGTTTGTGAGGGAGGCGAGTGTGGCGACTGCCGTCCAGGTGCACGCGGCCATGATCGACCAAATTCGGCAGTCACGCCTCCAGGTTCGGCGATCGCTAGCGCTGACGGAGTGGGGTCGTTGCCATTAAATTCGCATCAGAAGGCGGCGGTCGCGCTTCGTCTCGCGGCCGCCCGTTGCCTTGACCCCTTGTGCACCGAGATCGATGAGGAAGAAGAAAGCGGCATTCGAGAAGGCGCGTTTTGCCTGTTGAAGAGCCATGCCGAAGCGGCCGTGGTAAGAATTAAGGACGATGGCGACATTCCCGACTTTATTCGGGAGGGAATTACCAGCCTTACCGAATTCGCCGGAACCGCCTGCGATATTTCAGGCAGCGTGGAAATTCTAAGCTGCTACGTCAGCGAACTGCCTGGCCAGACCGGAGACGGCGTGGTCTGGGGTGCAGGGGTTGAAACCAAACATTGCCGGGCAGGGTTGCTCGAGCTGGCGCATCATATTGAAGCCAAGGTCCGCGATCACATCGAAAGCTTGGGAATCCAGCTGAACAAACGGCCCACGATCGAGTTCAGAACCCTGCTGGCAATCGCTGATGCCTCGATACCTGGTTCCCGTGTCGTTGGTGCCACGGATGTGACGAGTTCTCCGCGTCTGATCGATGTGGCGATCGCCGACGATGACCTATGCGCTGCGGACATCCTGAACATGGCTTATGTAATCTACCATGAGCTTGTCTGTCATGCGTTTCGGGCGGCACTGGCGTCGGGTCGCGTCGACAATACTCAGGACAAATGCATCTGGAGCCACGGATGGATGGATACCGTTGCTTTCGATTTGGCGGTCGATTGGGTCGCAATGGGGCCGCCGAATTGGTTGCCACTACGCGACGAGGACGGCATTGCAAGGCTGAGAGCTTGCCACGATGGCCACTTCATTTCGGTGCCAGGTCTAAGGCGGTCGGACATGACAAGGAGGCAAGGTGCCAGAAACGCCTACCGCAAGCTAGCCACCGCAATCGCATCGTTCGGCCTCGCCTACAGCGAAGTCACGGCGCGTCAATTGGCGCAGCAATTTTCCTGGGCGCTGCATATACACCAGGCAATAGACGACACGATGCGCCAAGACATCGCCCGACGCATTGCCAAAGCTGTCACGAATGCGGCCCGTGTGCACGACCAGCTTGCTACGGTGAAGGCGTGCCTGCGTTTCAGTGTCCATCGAGACATCAAACAGCTGGATCAGGAAATCCCTGAGTTGTAAGACCTTGACTTTTGGGGGATGTGCCCCAAAATAAGATCAAAGGATTTGGTAAGTGCCATGAGAGACGAAGACGCAGGCGTCAAACTACGCGGGTCGTTGTTGCGTTTACAAATCTTCCGGCCCGAAGGTTTCACCTCCGCAGAGCTGTCCGAGGCTGCCTCGGTAGCTGGTGAGACCTCGCGCGACTTTCTCAAGAATTCTCGCTACACCGAACTGGTAGGCACTCGCCCGTCTCCGTCGGGCAAGGGAAGGCCTGTAAACCTGTACCAGGTAACGCAATTCGGAGGTGAGCTCCTCACGCGAGAGATCGTTAAGTGGCGCGAACGGGCGCTGCTGCGCGAAGGTATTCCCGAGGACGTCTTCGGTTCCCTCGTAGAGTTGGAGGAGACCATCGAAGACATGGAGACGGCGGTTGGCGACGAGCGCGCTGAGTTGCGTGCGGAAGCTGAGCGCGCTCTAAAGTCTTGCCGGACTGATCTACGCGCACTCGAGAAGCTGAGCCGACTCCACGCGAACGAGTTCCGCACCAGGCTGGGACGCGCCGAAGGTCGTCTCACGCCCCTCGTCGACGAATTCGAGGACCTCGTACAGGGCCTTGTGCGGAAATATGGATGCTGGGTGGACCGTGAAGCGTCGGTGTGGGAGCCGATGCTTGTGTTGTTCGACGGCATAGCCGGGCCGGACAAGGCTAAAAGCAAGGTCATTGAACAGTCATTGAAGAAGGACATACCAGTTGCGTCCTTCGACCTAGCTGCAATGACCAAGGCCATTCGCAAGAAGCTTTTCAAATCCGTTGGGAACTTGCGAGCCAAAACGCCGCTCGTGGGATGTGATCTGGTGATCACCGTGAATAGCGAAACGGATTTGGGCCAAGTTCTCATCTCAGAGATCAAGAACTATGCACCCATAGCCCGAACAGGAAAACGTCTGTGGCATATTGATCGCGAACACGTTAGGCAGAAACACATCCTCAAGGCGGCTGCCTATATCGCAAGCCCTGAGCCGCGGATAAGGGCCTTCGCGATCAAATGCGCGGGCGCGTTGACGGCGATCGAGGCCGTTGCCTCGAGAGCGGAGGCAGGCATGGAGGCCTTGGGAGACTACGTCGTCGCAGAAGATCCGATCAGCTTGGCGAATACCTATATGGGAAACGTGGTTTGCGTGGACGCCTCGTACAATGAGACCGCCGAGACCGAACTACGTGACACCCTCGTGACCTATCGCCCACTGATGGCCGATCATAAGTTCTAAGCCGCCCTTAGTCCTCAGCCAACTTCCAACCTCCGCGCCCAGGTTCGCACTACATTTGAATAGGGCTGATCGTCCGCGGCCATGGAGCGTATCTCTTCGAGAATACGATCGCTCAACGCCTCCAGACGAGCAGCCCATTTCTCATCATCCGCTTGCCTGCGGGCGCGCAACTCCTCGGCAACTTCGTCAAGCTCGTCCATCAACCCGCTAAGGAATTGCAGTTTGCGCAACACGCGTGTCCGTTCCTGGACCAGATGGAGGCGGTTCAGTCCGTAGACGTGTATGGACGCCAGCCCCTTGCGCGAAGCCGTCACTTCACCGGGCTTAGGCAAGACAATACCCAAGGGAGGGTCGCTATCGACGTGAAAGACCAAGTGTTCGTCGGGATCGTCGATGCAGGGATTGAGAAGGAGTGCCTCCTCGGCTTGCTGCGCCACCGATTCTGCCTGCGGCGTCGCCGCTGGCGCGGTCGCCCGCATACCGGCTATTGGGAACAGATCCTCTTTCCCAAGCTTCGCCATGGTCCCGTTCATCTCTGGGGCCCGCAACAACTCCTCGAGACCTGCAGGAAATTCAGGGAGAGCGTGCCACCGGCGGCGATTGCAGTCGATGCAACTCGGAAGTAGGTTGTCCCACTTCATTGCCAGCCACCAATAGCCTGGGTGTACTTCTCCCGCTATTTGGCCCTTGGGACGGAAGTGCTCGACGTCGACCGGTGCTTGATGAGCGTACCTGCTTTCGCAATAAGCGCACTTGCCGAAAAACAGTTTGTCGAGGGCATACTTCACCCCGTCATCCGAATAGGCGGAGAAATCAAAGCCCTTCTTCTTCTTTTTGGCAGGTCCGCCGGGGGCATGCGCTGCCGCTTGCTGCGCTTGGATGTGGGCTTCGGCCTTGGCGTATTCCTTCGCACCTCTGCTCTTTGAGCCGGCGAGGGCCTCCGGCTCCCTGACGGACGCTCGGTCTACCTTTCGCATTACAGGCTCTCCAGCGCGGTTTTGATTTTGACCTTCGTTTGTTCGCGAAGTCTGTTTCGTTCGCTGCCTGAGTGGTCGCGGCGGTTGACGAGGTATTCTGCGACAGCCTCCTGCACCAGCCGCCCTGCCTCGCCCAGTCCCACGGGCAGGGCAAACGCGATCTGCTGCCGCAGCTCCTCCATCGCGGCATTTGGAACAGGGTTGTCCCCCGATAGAGCCTTCTCGGTAAGATAATCGGCTATTTGCGCCAACTTGGTTTCCGTCTCTGCGTCGTCTGTGGTGAACAGGTCAAACAGGTCCGACGTTAGCAACTGCTCAATCGTCAACTTGGAAACGTCCGGCAATTCCCGCAGCGTGTCGACGACAACGGGCAAGTCGCTACCCGACGATTTACCCGGTACACGATTGAGGACCATCACCTCGCCATCCCTCATCCCGCGCAAGCAAAGAGGATCGTGTGTCGTCACGATGAATGTCATGGAAGGGAGCGCGCGCCGTAGACCTGACATGATCTGGATTTTCCATCGGGGATGAAGATGGGCCTCCACCTCGTCAATCAGAACGATGCCGTGAGCCGACGTCAACGAAGTAAACCAAGGATATCGCTCCCGATCCATGATCCAGCGCATGACGTCGCAAGCGAGCGCCAGGATCGTCCTGAACCCTGACGATACGCTCGACAAGGGTGTACGCGACACCAATCCGTCGTCAAAGCGTGTTTGGACAAAGCAAGCGTCGCGCTCATGGTCGCGTTCGATGACGTCGAACTGGTCGCCGGCATCGAATATCTCGCGTAGCGCCTGAACCACCATATTGAAGTCGTCGTCGTCCAGCCCGAGCAGCCAGGTCTCCGGGTTCGAAATGAGATTGTCCGACCGAAACAGATTCACCACCGTGCGCGACGGCTGCCAGCTGTATTGGTCTCGAAGAAAATGGCGGTATGCTCCGTAGGCGAACACGGGCGGAACCGATCCGTCACCCACTTGCTGGAAACGATTGCCCGTGATGCGCAGGGTCCGACGGTCCCCCGCTTCAAAGTCAAGGCGAACTTCGGCCGACCGTCGTCGAGCGATCGTCTCGTTGCCCAGTTGGGCAGGGTTCAGACGTAGCGTCATAGGATCGTCGACGAGATGTACCCGCGCCTCCACATCCGAAAGCGCCAACGCAATTGCCTCGAGGATGGAACTTTTGCCTGCGGCGTTCTCGCCGAGAATCAGAAGCGCCTGGGCAAATTGCTCTGAAGGGTTGGGCGGAGGAGGCATCCGGACGGAAAGCGACTCGATCGCTTTGAAATTCTTCAGGTAGATGCTCTGTAAACGGGGCGGCGAACGAGGGGGCTCGATAAACGTATCGTCGATGAGAACTCTAGCGGGAGTATCGTTCTCCAGATCATCCTGCTGTAGCCGCCACAGGCCGACGAACTCCTGATTGTCATCATCCGCAAGTGACGGCATAGCGGAGTACCGTTCAAACGCGCGCTTGCGCCGATCGACGAGGCTTTTTCTGGAGAGATTGAAATGCGCGATTGTCAGCTGGCCGCGATCGTCAATCCCGGCAATGGTTCCATCGGCATTCGAGACCAAGTGTCCAGCGGGACTGTCCGAGCATGGGTCAAGGAGTAGCGGCTCTTCCAACGGTGGAAATTCGGGCCAAGACCCGTCGTGCTTTTCAGTGTAAACAGCATACTCCTCCGCAGTCGGCACCCTGCAACGGCCACCACGCACGGGAAAGTACGACGCGTTGTCAGGCAAGCATTCATCGCAGATCGGAAAGATATTCTCCCACGCGTCTGCCAACCAGGCATAGTAGATATGGCTTTTTCCCGGTAGCCGAGGGTCGGCGTTTGATTGAGGCCGGAACCGATGCACGGAATACGTCTCCGCGCGCGCTTCGCAAAATGCGCACTTGCCGGAGAAGAGGTCGAGCAGACTTCGAAGGACGTCGTCGTCTTCAAACGCCATCGTGGGGACGCGTTTTTGCCACTGCACAGCCTCGTCGAGCGCGAAGTATTGACTGAGAGATTTGCGGCGGCGCTGATATTTTGTCGTGCCGAGCGCTGACGGCGGCGCGGTGGGGCGTGTAACAAATCGCATTGGTCTCGAACTGCCTATGTGCTTGGACACTGCTTGAATATCGGCAGTATCGCAACTCAGGCTTGCCCCGGGCCATCCGCGAATGTCAGATGTCAGAGCCTTCAGCTATCTCACCGTCACAAGTCGGAAGGGGCCGGGGTCTTTCGTTACGTCTCCCGAGGTCCAAGCCATCGACCGACAAAGCCGACATAGTCCTGATCCTGGTGTCGCGGCAGTCTAACCGACAGCGGGAATTCGATCGGCATGCCGCCACCTAACGTCACTGACAGGCGTTTCGTCCATCGAGTTCGTGAAGTGCCTGCCCTATCGAATTCCTGTAACTGCGGCCAAGATGGGTGGAATGACTGGGTGAGATGCTCCTTGTGGGCGAGGAGCGTGTCGGCGTGAGTAAGGGTGAGCCAAAGCCCTTTCAGCTCTTTTACGGCGGAAAACGAAATCTCTTCCAATTTACCCCCTTTGCCGAACCGGCGGCCCGAAAAAATCTGCTTCTCGACGAGGTTAGGAACTTGGTCGCAGGCCTCCCAAATTTAGTCACTCGATCTCGTCGCCCGTCCATAGCAATGTGACTTTCGGCGTAGCCTCTCACCGGGGCCTTTCGAATTTGGTTTCGGGCGTTCGTCGCGGCATGCACCAAGCATTAATGGCGGGCAGGGGATGCGATACGTCTAAGCAACAATTAACAGATGCGCTATTATACTTGATGTAGTAAAGAATTATGTCCGCGCAACGTTAGCATTTCAAGCTGTTGAAGAAAGAAATAATCCAAGCAACGCTTTCAGTAGGTAAGTTCAAATGAAAGCCTGGAATGACTGATTGTCTATCTCCGATTTCCGCGCAAACCGACCTATTTAACACAATCTTTCCAGAAAACGCCGATATCCATGATCCGTTGCCTGAGTTCGTTGACGCGCTCAACCTCACTCAGGGCGAAGCTTCCGAGATAATAGGCGCGACAACGCTCATTGGCCGAAGCCAAATCTACAACGCCGATGCGTCCGACATTTTGCCGAGGATCGAAGGCGAGAGCGTTGACCTTGTGGTGACAAGCCTTAGAGAATGCCATCGCGTGCTGCGGCCGGACGGCGGAATGTGCTGGCAAGTTGGCAACTACGTTGGTGACGGAGAAGTTCTGCCCATCGACAGTATAATCATTCCCATCTTTCGCGAGCTCGGCATTGGGCCACAAAGTCGGACGACTACACCTTCGATCTGGATCCAATCAGAGTCCCCCAGAAATACCCCCAAAAGAAGCACTATAAAGGCCCGAAGAAAGGAGAACTAAGCGGAAATCCCAAAGGAAAGAATCCGGGTGACGTTTGGGATGATATCTCCAACGTGAAGCACAACCATCCGGAAAAGCTGGATCATCCTTGCCAGTTCCCGGAAGCCCTGATTGATCGTTTGGTACTCGGGCTCACCGCGCCTAGGGATTGCGTGCTCGATCCATTCGCCGGGACTGGAACCGTGGGCGCTGTTTGCAATCGCCTCGGGCGGCACTCAATTCTCATAGAGCGCGACGAGCGGTACGCGAGGATGGCCGAGCGTAGGCTCAGTCGCGGCTAAGATGTAACCGAGCGACGCTAAGACGCGGGCGAAGAAACCGGCCTGGGCGACTCAGGTTTTGTAATGGTCCCGCAGCAACAGGTGCGTCGCTAAGATAGCGAGGGGGCCCTGGGACCTGCCGCGGTTAACCTGTGTGCCTCTGCAGCACAAAGCCATTCAAGGCATGAACATATAGAAAGTAAAACGCCGCCACAACTTCTTGGGGCGGCGTTTTCAATCGTGTCCGGAGGGAGTGACCCTCAACTATAGCTCCCAAGCGGGGTGCGAGCCCTGGCTTGTGCCCTTAGACGCATTTCTGAGGGGTCCTCAGACGCAAATCAAGGGTTTAAACGCATTTCTTCAGGCACGTGACAAGAGTACAATGAGTACTCAAGAGCACCCGCTTGTACTTCCGCAGGTGTCGCACTTCTCGCAGGTGCCGTTGCGCACCATCGTGAAGTTCTGGCACTCTGAGCACATGTTACCGGTGTAGCCCTGGGCGATCGAGCGAATGCGGCGCTCGGCTTCGACCTTCTTCGCATCCGCCTTGGCGGCGGCTGCGTCGGCCTGGGCCTTGTCGGAGAACAGCGCGGTGACGGACTGCTGGACCTCGGTGGCGATCTCCTCGGAAACCTCTTC encodes:
- a CDS encoding ATP-binding protein, with the translated sequence MSMKRKRVPWRSHHIAGEVFVTLPVYLAYCGVAAALRAYNRPDASFRAILVVESEEAMDCYLRAARVFLGRLCDDPYDQPVARELATHGKKGLFWDDNARSGNARRRAIFVATALEQIDDEIALGADVVAIIPAVTERRLQAALKRSGIRATAEERAHMLLESWQRLSLAFLPGRSATKALQRLLRQRPPPAKKPEKSPATANGPSLDDLSGYGALCDWGRELALDLRLYKEGQIEWDDVDAGVLISGPPGTGKTLFAGALAKTCDVPVVYGTAAQWQAKGYLNDFLKAMNRTFADAESEAPCILFIDEIDAFGDRSIPDHNSDYKRQAINGLLERLDGFERRIGIIVVAACNDPEKLDPAIRRAGRLDRHFAISPPDEKARLGILAYYADLKLSDTDAARFLRATEGFTGADIRQLVKEAKRLSRRSAEVLAAPHMLASLPQLICIPPETMRRAAIHEAGHAIVGLELGCAELK
- a CDS encoding HNH endonuclease, translated to MRKVDRASVREPEALAGSKSRGAKEYAKAEAHIQAQQAAAHAPGGPAKKKKKGFDFSAYSDDGVKYALDKLFFGKCAYCESRYAHQAPVDVEHFRPKGQIAGEVHPGYWWLAMKWDNLLPSCIDCNRRRWHALPEFPAGLEELLRAPEMNGTMAKLGKEDLFPIAGMRATAPAATPQAESVAQQAEEALLLNPCIDDPDEHLVFHVDSDPPLGIVLPKPGEVTASRKGLASIHVYGLNRLHLVQERTRVLRKLQFLSGLMDELDEVAEELRARRQADDEKWAARLEALSDRILEEIRSMAADDQPYSNVVRTWARRLEVG
- a CDS encoding AAA family ATPase — its product is MRFVTRPTAPPSALGTTKYQRRRKSLSQYFALDEAVQWQKRVPTMAFEDDDVLRSLLDLFSGKCAFCEARAETYSVHRFRPQSNADPRLPGKSHIYYAWLADAWENIFPICDECLPDNASYFPVRGGRCRVPTAEEYAVYTEKHDGSWPEFPPLEEPLLLDPCSDSPAGHLVSNADGTIAGIDDRGQLTIAHFNLSRKSLVDRRKRAFERYSAMPSLADDDNQEFVGLWRLQQDDLENDTPARVLIDDTFIEPPRSPPRLQSIYLKNFKAIESLSVRMPPPPNPSEQFAQALLILGENAAGKSSILEAIALALSDVEARVHLVDDPMTLRLNPAQLGNETIARRRSAEVRLDFEAGDRRTLRITGNRFQQVGDGSVPPVFAYGAYRHFLRDQYSWQPSRTVVNLFRSDNLISNPETWLLGLDDDDFNMVVQALREIFDAGDQFDVIERDHERDACFVQTRFDDGLVSRTPLSSVSSGFRTILALACDVMRWIMDRERYPWFTSLTSAHGIVLIDEVEAHLHPRWKIQIMSGLRRALPSMTFIVTTHDPLCLRGMRDGEVMVLNRVPGKSSGSDLPVVVDTLRELPDVSKLTIEQLLTSDLFDLFTTDDAETETKLAQIADYLTEKALSGDNPVPNAAMEELRQQIAFALPVGLGEAGRLVQEAVAEYLVNRRDHSGSERNRLREQTKVKIKTALESL
- a CDS encoding site-specific DNA-methyltransferase; protein product: MRVPQKYPQKKHYKGPKKGELSGNPKGKNPGDVWDDISNVKHNHPEKLDHPCQFPEALIDRLVLGLTAPRDCVLDPFAGTGTVGAVCNRLGRHSILIERDERYARMAERRLSRG